A genomic region of Christiangramia sp. OXR-203 contains the following coding sequences:
- a CDS encoding response regulator transcription factor: MQKKQLLIVSKNELLIQELVQGLSTMFDVSIEGSIHVAYHRVLNLLPDTIVFDKTSYRKPSDFKNLKNFKATHFLKRAHLAIYGSPLEIKMMAKRYKDLVDEYHSTATGLEQLVSRIARTAEQHKLNYWHECFMGLFHLMNQPVLLLERDQIVNMNDVARNTFRTSEEMLDITDIVRPDAKNTIRECLRKFAKGKHMHATNETTLRITSQKLRNARITLSKLTPKIQDTYIMLIDFMGDEYCLRDNVGSTATEVENSLSMTKCMEEENFTRREKEIITLLCKGYKTKEISEALFISPKTIEKHRSSIIKRTNSDTILESIIYAINHNLVEMPKS, translated from the coding sequence ATGCAAAAGAAACAATTACTTATTGTAAGTAAGAATGAATTGCTTATCCAGGAACTTGTTCAGGGTTTGAGCACCATGTTTGATGTTTCCATAGAAGGATCTATACATGTAGCTTATCACAGGGTACTTAACTTATTACCAGATACGATTGTTTTCGACAAAACTTCCTATCGTAAACCTTCAGATTTTAAGAATCTGAAAAACTTTAAAGCAACCCACTTTCTAAAAAGAGCACATCTTGCAATCTATGGAAGTCCATTGGAAATTAAGATGATGGCAAAACGATACAAAGATCTTGTAGATGAGTATCATTCTACTGCCACAGGTTTAGAGCAATTGGTTTCTAGAATCGCTCGCACTGCAGAACAACATAAACTTAATTACTGGCATGAATGCTTTATGGGTCTATTTCACTTAATGAATCAACCCGTGCTACTGCTGGAGAGAGACCAGATAGTTAATATGAACGATGTCGCAAGAAATACATTCAGGACCAGTGAGGAAATGTTGGATATTACAGATATCGTGAGACCAGATGCTAAGAATACAATAAGGGAATGTTTGCGCAAATTTGCAAAAGGTAAGCATATGCATGCTACAAATGAAACCACTCTCAGGATCACCAGTCAGAAACTTAGAAATGCACGTATTACGCTTTCAAAATTGACTCCTAAAATTCAGGATACTTATATTATGCTGATTGATTTTATGGGTGATGAATATTGTCTTCGAGACAACGTGGGATCTACAGCTACAGAAGTTGAAAATTCTCTGTCAATGACAAAATGTATGGAAGAGGAGAATTTCACAAGAAGAGAAAAAGAGATCATTACACTTTTATGTAAGGGCTATAAGACCAAGGAAATTTCAGAAGCACTATTTATAAGTCCTAAAACAATAGAGAAACATAGATCGAGTATTATAAAAAGAACAAATTCAGATACGATCCTCGAAAGTATTATTTACGCTATCAATCACAACCTGGTTGAAATGCCAAAGTCTTAA
- a CDS encoding thrombospondin type 3 repeat-containing protein, producing MMKIYKKILASILLLSLLFTSCSKEEDNGDINNDSEMANLSFSTILLDFNTTRSQQKDHVADFPICSEADPAYVTVILTGENYEGPESLNIPLTDSPGDYDNDGEAEYFTLEDDNLELPAGLYTLEEFTVYDENDNLIWVAPTTDGSLGSYVDSPLPKDINLVAGTKKYVDVEMLCYDKRMVNEYGYLFFELENNLALDFCFFANYCDENGRHFTADYSVDIWYGVDDSGIPLYTNVGPTPAQHEESGEYNTDPLCFALPELPEGLDENDPYVYFEATLSDWDDNYGDVDPLMISGTLSYSDIIANFIGDEAVDYRHLRFGCGDDGGEVGCDLDDPDDDCDNDGVPNREDQCPGEDDTIDVDEDGIPDCIDDLIDSDKDGVADSGDNCPSIPNSDQNDSDSDGIGDACDDDFCDINNANLDCDNDGVPNGVDQCPGENDTIDVDNDGTPDCIDELIDSDGDGVPDSEDQCPGENDTIDVDNDGTPDCIDNLIDSDGDGIADSIDDCPNTPANTTVDEDGCEIVPEVCEIGIADQGCSKYFLSETDGFVEISQPDGAIPDPYFLIPEGGGFDDRIGSITIQLSDDLKPVVTINLNEGYLADDYVIEVRDESGSEISCVAQIGVDPPSGNNPDIFENFTTTANFDYPFQVSIEVNACTTD from the coding sequence ATGATGAAAATTTATAAAAAAATATTAGCGAGTATACTTTTGCTTTCTCTGCTTTTTACTTCCTGTTCAAAGGAAGAAGATAATGGGGATATCAATAATGATTCAGAAATGGCAAATTTATCATTTAGTACAATCCTTCTTGATTTCAATACCACACGATCTCAACAGAAAGATCATGTTGCAGATTTCCCAATTTGCTCCGAAGCTGATCCCGCTTATGTCACAGTAATTTTAACGGGTGAAAATTATGAAGGTCCTGAGTCTCTTAACATACCATTGACCGATTCTCCAGGAGATTACGATAACGATGGTGAGGCAGAATATTTCACTTTGGAGGATGATAACCTTGAATTACCGGCTGGACTTTACACGTTAGAAGAGTTCACGGTATACGATGAAAACGATAATTTAATTTGGGTGGCTCCCACTACGGATGGATCTTTAGGTTCCTACGTAGATTCACCATTACCAAAAGATATAAACTTAGTAGCTGGTACAAAAAAATACGTAGATGTTGAAATGCTGTGTTATGATAAGAGAATGGTAAATGAATATGGTTATTTATTCTTTGAATTGGAAAACAACTTAGCTTTAGACTTCTGTTTCTTTGCCAATTACTGTGATGAAAATGGGCGACACTTTACTGCAGACTATTCTGTAGATATATGGTATGGAGTCGATGATTCAGGAATTCCTTTATATACTAATGTTGGACCAACACCCGCTCAACACGAAGAAAGTGGTGAATATAATACTGATCCACTATGTTTTGCATTGCCAGAATTGCCTGAAGGTCTTGACGAAAATGATCCATATGTATATTTTGAAGCAACACTTTCCGATTGGGATGATAACTATGGAGATGTTGATCCATTAATGATTTCGGGTACATTAAGTTATTCAGATATCATTGCGAATTTTATTGGTGATGAAGCTGTTGATTATAGGCACCTACGGTTTGGTTGTGGGGATGACGGTGGTGAAGTAGGCTGTGATCTGGATGATCCAGACGATGACTGTGATAATGATGGTGTTCCGAATAGAGAGGATCAGTGTCCTGGCGAAGATGATACTATTGATGTTGATGAAGATGGAATTCCAGATTGCATTGATGATTTAATTGACAGTGATAAAGATGGTGTAGCGGATTCTGGAGACAATTGTCCTTCTATTCCCAACTCAGATCAAAATGATTCGGATAGCGATGGAATTGGCGATGCGTGTGATGATGACTTTTGTGATATTAATAATGCTAACTTAGACTGCGATAATGATGGTGTTCCAAATGGAGTGGATCAATGTCCAGGTGAAAATGATACTATTGATGTTGATAATGACGGGACTCCAGACTGTATTGATGAATTAATCGATAGTGATGGTGATGGTGTTCCAGATTCAGAAGATCAATGTCCAGGTGAAAATGATACTATTGATGTTGATAACGACGGGACTCCAGACTGTATAGATAATTTAATCGATAGTGATGGGGACGGAATAGCAGATTCTATAGATGACTGTCCCAATACACCAGCTAATACAACAGTAGACGAAGATGGCTGTGAAATTGTGCCAGAAGTTTGCGAAATAGGTATAGCTGACCAAGGTTGTAGTAAATATTTCTTATCTGAGACTGATGGTTTTGTTGAAATTTCTCAACCAGATGGTGCGATACCAGATCCATATTTCTTAATTCCTGAAGGTGGTGGTTTCGATGATAGGATAGGATCAATTACAATTCAGTTAAGCGATGACCTGAAACCAGTGGTCACTATTAATTTAAATGAAGGGTACTTGGCAGATGATTATGTAATTGAAGTTCGTGATGAGAGCGGAAGTGAAATTTCATGTGTAGCACAAATTGGTGTAGATCCCCCATCAGGAAACAATCCTGATATTTTTGAGAATTTTACCACGACAGCTAATTTCGATTATCCATTTCAAGTAAGTATAGAGGTAAATGCCTGCACCACAGATTAA
- a CDS encoding M12 family metallopeptidase, whose product MRKLKLFFCLPVLSLFACSDDPISEEIQVENQNQTEKVNSNDPLVEVAYPDSKGNVTDIYYTGMKMPVENVNGKYIYQGDIIIPKGKSSKSPVQLIYDFEDIPSNKSVGRTSAYWTDNVVYYEIDGSLPNNDRVYDAISHWEANTNIEFVKRSGQSNYIYFTPGSGCSSYVGMTGGRQEITLASACSTGNTIHEIGHAVGLWHEQSRVDRNDHITIHWDNIQSGREYNFETYAAGGYDGDEFTSTLDFGSIMMYSAYSFSNNGQPTITRKDGSLYGAQRSSLSNGDIEGINSMYPANNEGETGNSYINGEYYTISGLTVLRYSDAWFYYSSNGWREVRLYNGFWYWA is encoded by the coding sequence ATGAGAAAATTGAAATTATTCTTCTGTCTACCAGTATTATCTTTATTTGCTTGTAGTGATGACCCCATATCAGAAGAAATTCAAGTTGAAAATCAAAATCAAACAGAAAAAGTTAACTCGAATGATCCTTTGGTAGAAGTTGCCTATCCTGATTCCAAAGGAAATGTTACAGATATTTACTATACAGGTATGAAAATGCCGGTTGAAAACGTGAATGGTAAGTATATATACCAAGGTGATATCATTATCCCCAAAGGGAAGTCATCTAAGAGTCCGGTACAACTTATTTACGACTTCGAAGACATACCATCCAACAAGAGTGTCGGGAGAACCTCAGCATATTGGACAGATAACGTTGTTTACTATGAAATAGATGGAAGTCTACCTAATAACGATAGAGTATATGATGCAATTAGCCATTGGGAAGCGAATACTAACATAGAGTTTGTTAAGCGTTCGGGCCAGTCTAATTACATTTATTTTACTCCTGGGTCTGGATGTTCGTCATACGTTGGAATGACTGGTGGGAGGCAGGAAATTACACTTGCCAGTGCATGTTCTACAGGAAATACTATTCATGAAATAGGTCACGCTGTTGGTCTATGGCATGAACAAAGTAGAGTTGATCGAAATGATCATATCACTATTCATTGGGATAATATACAAAGCGGTAGAGAGTATAATTTTGAGACCTATGCTGCAGGAGGCTATGATGGCGATGAGTTTACAAGTACTCTAGACTTTGGTTCTATAATGATGTATAGCGCTTATTCATTTTCAAATAATGGACAACCTACTATTACAAGAAAAGATGGGTCCCTTTACGGGGCACAAAGAAGTTCTCTATCAAATGGAGATATTGAGGGAATCAATTCTATGTATCCGGCAAATAACGAAGGAGAAACTGGAAATAGCTACATTAATGGTGAATACTATACTATAAGTGGTTTGACTGTTCTTCGCTATTCTGATGCTTGGTTCTATTATAGTAGCAATGGATGGAGAGAAGTTAGATTGTATAACGGATTTTGGTATTGGGCATAG